In Vicia villosa cultivar HV-30 ecotype Madison, WI unplaced genomic scaffold, Vvil1.0 ctg.000637F_1_1, whole genome shotgun sequence, one genomic interval encodes:
- the LOC131630028 gene encoding heat shock 70 kDa protein 4-like: MAKKYEGVAIGIDLGTTYSCVGVWQEQNNRVEIIHNDQGNRTTPSCVAFTNTQRLTGNAAKNQASSNPANTVFDAKRLIGRKYSDSVIQNDLQLWPFKVIAGDDERPKIVVNYNGEEKYFVAEEISAMILSKMREIAGAFLESPVKNAVITVPAYFNDTQRRATKDAGDIAGLNVIRIINEPTAAALAYGLQKRANCVEERNIFIFDLGGGTFDVSLATIKNNAFVVKATAGDTHLGGEDFDNRMVNHFVNELKRKNKVDISANSKALRRLRTACERVKRTLSYDTEATIDIDALYQGMDFCSSITRAKFEQLNMDLFEKCMETVKSCFSDAKMDKNSIDDVVLVGGSSRIPKVQNLLQSFFIGKDIFKSINPDEAVAYGAAVQAALLSGGIKTVPNLTLQDVIPMSLGTSIHGDIMDILIPRNTSFPVKKTKQYVTCKDNQTSVLNEVYEGERLIASENKLLGFFRISVPPAPRGLPHKVCFAIDADGILNVSCEDVTSGNKKDITITNENGRLSTDEIRRMIQEAEDFKAEDMKFKKKVEAINALDDYVYNVKKVMKDKSFLISTERENEITSVITKCENLLDGDKKEETNVFVDMLKELESIAESAFGHIKKWVG; this comes from the exons ATGGCCAAGAAATACGAGGGAGTTGCTATCGGAATTGACCTAGGCACTACTTACTCATGTGTTGGAGTGTGGCAAGAACAAAACAACCGTGTAGAAATAATACACAATGATCAAGGAAACAGAACAACACCTTCTTGTGTTGCTTTTACCAACACTCAAAGATTGACTGGTAATGCTGCCAAAAATCAAGCTTCCTCTAACCCAGCCAACACTGTCTTTG atGCTAAGAGGTTGATTGGAAGGAAATATAGTGATTCTGTTATTCAAAATGATCTACAGTTGTGGCCCTTTAAGGTCATTGCCGGGGATGATGAGAGGCCGAAGATCGTTGTGAATTACAACGGTGAAGAAAAGTACTTTGTTGCCGAGGAAATATCAGCCATGATTCTCTCAAAGATGCGAGAAATTGCAGGGGCATTTTTGGAGTCACCTGTTAAGAATGCAGTGATTACCGTACCTGCTTATTTTAATGATACACAGCGAAGAGCCACCAAGGATGCGGGTGATATTGCCGGCCTCAATGTGATACGGATAATCAACGAACCTACTGCTGCTGCCCTTGCATATGGCCTTCAAAAGAGAGCTAACTGTGTTGAAGAGAGAAATATTTTCATCTTTGATCTTGGTGGTGGAACTTTTGATGTGTCTCTCGCTACGATTAAAAATAATGCCTTTGTAGTCAAGGCCACTGCCGGAGATACTCACCTTGGAGGAGAGGACTTTGATAATCGAATGGTGAATCATTTTGTGAATGAGTTGAAGAGGAAAAACAAAGTTGATATTAGTGCAAATTCAAAAGCCTTAAGGAGGTTGCGAACTGCGTGCGAGAGGGTAAAGAGGACACTTTCATATGATACTGAGGCCACAATTGACATAGATGCTTTATATCAAGGTATGGACTTCTGTTCATCAATTACTCGGGCCAAGTTTGAGCAACTGAACATGGACCTCTTTGAAAAGTGTATGGAGACTGTTAAGAGTTGTTTTAGTGATGCTAAGATGGACAAAAATAGCATTGATGATGTTGTACTTGTTGGTGGCTCTTCTAGGATTCCCAAAGTGCAGAATCTATTGCAAAGCTTTTTCATAGGTAAGGATATTTTTAAAAGCATCAACCCTGATGAGGCTGTTGCTTATGGTGCTGCTGTCCAGGCTGCTTTATTGAGTGGAGGCATTAAGACTGTTCCGAATTTGACGCTGCAAGATGTTATACCTATGTCTCTTGGTACTTCAATACATGGAGATATCATGGATATCTTGATACCAAGGAACACTTCCTTTCCTGTCAAGAAGACAAAACAGTATGTTACTTGTAAAGATAACCAAACTTCTGTCCTGAATGAAGTTTATGAGGGTGAGAGATTAATAGCGAGTGAGAACAAGTTGTTGGGTTTTTTTAGGATCTCCGTTCCTCCTGCACCTCGAGGCCTTCCTCACAAAGTATGTTTTGCAATAGATGCTGATGGTATTTTGAATGTCTCGTGTGAGGATGTAACGTCTGGGAATAAGAAAGATATTACGATAACTAATGAAAACGGAAGACTATCAACGGATGAAATTCGGAGAATGATTCAAGAAGCTGAGGACTTCAAGGCTGAAGacatgaagttcaagaagaaagtTGAGGCAATAAATGCTTTGGATGATTATGTTTACAACGTGAAAAAAGTTATGAAGGATAAGAGTTTTTTGATTTCCACAGAAAGGGAAAATGAGATCACTTCTGTGATAACAAAATGTGAAAATTTGCTTGATGGTGACAAGAAGGAAGAAACCAATGTGTTTGTGGACATGTTGAAGGAGCTTGAGAGCATCGCAGAATCTGCTTTTGGGCACATTAAGAAATGGGTAGGTTGA